The Maridesulfovibrio ferrireducens genomic sequence TGCTATTCGCAAAGGTCTACTGCATTATTTGGGTTTATTATCTTAATCCTAAAAATCACTTCAACATTAGACATACAGCCACTGAACCAATACCATTATGAACTCCAATAACAGGAGATATATTCACGATAAAGGCTGGCTCTTTCTCGAAAACCTGCTTTAATTTATCAGCGTATTGATTTGCTCTTTCATCTGCTTTAGCATGAACAATAGCATAGTTCCATACAGGCTTATTACCTGCAAAATCTGTAATCATTTTAATGATTTGTTTCATATTTTGTTTTCTACTGTAAGATTTACCTAGGGCTATTCCTTTGCCATTTTTATCAACAGATATTATGGGTTTAAGGTTTAAGAGTTGAGCAGCCAATCCTTTTAAGGTGCTAATTCTTCCACCCCTCACAAAATACTTCAAAGTGTCTATATCAGTTAATATCTTAGTCTTAGCAATCCATTGAGGGATCATGACTCTTAAGTCAGACTCTGTAGTTCCCTTTTCAATCTCTTCTGCTAATCTTAAAACTAGCAAACCTTGA encodes the following:
- a CDS encoding DegV family protein → MGLTSEIIFYLDKKTLSAANFYNLLEEDKNHPVSSQPSPSTIDTMYEMMSSNYKSTFALHLSKELSGFYASAEIIAKKYANIDIINSKHLSGSQGLLVLRLAEEIEKGTTESDLRVMIPQWIAKTKILTDIDTLKYFVRGGRISTLKGLAAQLLNLKPIISVDKNGKGIALGKSYSRKQNMKQIIKMITDFAGNKPVWNYAIVHAKADERANQYADKLKQVFEKEPAFIVNISPVIGVHNGIGSVAVCLMLK